The genomic DNA GGGTGATATTCAGGATTGGTGGcccactcactctcttgctGTAGCTCCAGTCGGATTGTTTCTGCCCCGTACATATTGGACATGCTACAGTGCACATGCACGGCTGTGCCTCCATTGTTCGCCTGTTCACCCTTCCCGCGGAGTTTTATCACAGCAGTGGAGGTGTACCCATCGGTGTGAGTGTAATAACTGAAGCGTCCATTCGTTTCATTGATGGTGATGTTAAGGTCAGGCAGGTAAAACTCGATAACAGGCTCTGGGTTTCCTGtcgccatgcacacacactgcacaccctCTCGAACCACTGTGCACTTGGAATCATCCAGAAAGATTGGGGCAACTAGAGAGGAGAGGTTTTagtttatatatacatttttttcaattaCATAACAAAACACTTTACCAGGTAAAACAGCATTTCTGTCCGTACATTATTTTTAGGAATATTTAACTGATAACAGTGCTTGCTCTACCTTCATTTTCTATTAGCAGTATTGTAACTTGTAaatttttgctttctttgtaCAGCTACATCACACAATCAATTGCGCAGAAGAACTGTATTTTTAGATGGCATTGAGGAGCCAGGAAAGCTCCTCTTTTATGGGAACAAATCTTGTATAGTGCTTTGTGTCTATACAAACATGttcaaagtttttgtttttggtcaaaTTTATGATATTTTCTCCAAGTAATCCTCACTTGTTAATAAAGTATGTACACCTGCTTTATAAAACTGTAACCTTCTAGTTTTCTCTTTATAAAGGGTTCAATTTACAGCAAATAATCATCAGTGTGGTTTTGTTAGATTTGATCATAACTAGATTATTTTAGTAAAACAAAAGCTAGCTATACATCTTTTTAGTGTTTTATATCAAAATCAAGGTGATAGTCAGACACTTTAGCTTGCAATTGTATTAAGCAAATGTATCGACTCTGGCTTTAGTATTTTGGTTACTTAATGAATCTCTGTTCATTTctaattaaagaaaacagtaatGTTTGGATTGCAAACATGATAACATAGGAAGGGTGAAAATCAGATTATAAAACTAATTATATGATTAAGTTTTGGCTTCTCCCAAATCAATGTCAAGTCCCAACTGCTAAATAGTATGATTTGCTGGCAGACATTTTGTCTTGTTTAACTGATGGTTGTAACCAGAGCTGATCTCATGAACCCACAATTAAACGATTCCCCATCGATCTCAGAAATCCAGAAGTGACAACATAGACTCTCATCACTCAGAGACTTTCATCATAATAGAGatttcctccctctgtcttctacATTAGCACCATTCTGCCTTGTAGTTCAATGGACAAGATAGCATACATTTATATGTTGGAGAAATGGATCATTTGCGTTTGCTAACCCTCTTCAGCTCGGGGAAAGTAGCAGACATAAAAGAAAATCCAAGTTGCTTGATAATCCTTGGTAAGGGGCTATTTTCTTTGATTTCCACAGTGTAATTAACAATCAATTATTAACACATactgaatttattcattttttaatttaacctGCATTTGACTTCTGAgatgtcctctttttctgcGTGGTGGCAGCAAATACCACTATTCTCATACCATGACAACCACTTATATATTCTATGTATTGAGCTATTCAAATGGCATAAAAACTAATCCTGAAAGTTAGTACAATTACTATTAGTTAGTACAGTTACTATTTATCTAGTGTTTTTGACCACTCACACTCAACAGTGATGTTGAGTGAGCTGCTGGCACGGCCGTATTCATTCTCAGCCAGACAGCGGTAGTGGCCATGGGCCTGCGGCGTGACCTCTACCAGTTCCAGCACAGACAGCTCATCAGCTGTGATGGTGCCCACCAGTTCCCCATCCTTCAGCCAAGTCAGCGTGGGTGCAGGGCTGCCCTGTGTGCTGCAGTGCAGGGCCAGAGAGGAGCCCTCCTGCACAGTGAGAGATTCGTTCACCCATGGCTCTCGAGGGGGGTCTGCAgtgggagagaatgagaacaatGAGAAAAATTTGGAATTAGAGATTAATGTGTCCTTTTATTTCTGGTATAAACCTGGTTACAAGTTACAGTGTATGATGTATGAACATAAACCGTAGAATTAGAATGAACAAATGGATAAACCAATATGAATAGATAAACAAATTTTCAGAGAAAGATATGCTGATGGACAGCTGACTCAAATTTTTGACAGAGAAATTAATTAGACGTAGAGTACAAGTAGAGCACAGAAACTCACATTTTATGGCTAGGTACATGGAGGTGTTCATGGACCCATAGTCATTTTCACCCACACAAGTGTAGACACCCTCCTGGACAGGAGTCAGGTCCTCCAGATAGAGCGAGGCATTGAAGGCTGAGTCTGATGATAACTCCTCATCTCCAAAGTGCCAAGAGATTCTGGGCATTGGGTTACTGTCTATCTCACAGTGGAGCAcaactgaactgccctccattACCTCCTGAGAGATGTTCACCCACACTGAGCGTGGGGCATCTGGAAAATACACACCAAGAGAAAGATATGGTCACTATTTGATGCCATGGATATGGTCAGTATTTAATGCTATATACACATAGCATTGTCAAAAACCACCAAAAGCACAAATTTTGAGGATACATCTGTTTGAATACGTTATTTATGCTGTGATACATACTAGAACCTGCAGTAACATATAAAAGAAAGCACAAATTCCAGAACAAATAAATACTGAAGATCCACTTCCATTTTTCCAGTCAACAGTTTGCAGCTGAGTGACCATTCTCttttaaaagtgtgtatgtatgacatATCTGTAGAATCCCAATTAAATAGGGAATTTCAGcaaattttcaatttttcacTCTTGTGTCCCTACTTTAAAAGAACTCATGATGAAATTTGGTTCTTGACCATCAAATATTCACCTGTGGAGTTGTTTTAAAGTAAGTACAACCAACTACAACCAGTGCAACATTAAAAGTACTCTGTTTTGAACCTTATGGTTGCATAGATATATCTAAAATGTAGTGCAGTTTATAGTTTCAGCCTGTTCACAAGTGGTAAATCATATCACTCATGTTGTAAATTGGACAATATGCAAGAAGACACGGCCATCAGAAAATCAGTAATAGAAAGCAGCGACACATATTGGCTACATACCAGAGAAGACCTGGCCAAATTGTTGCCTGCCTGTCAGATTTGGCCCATATTCATGTGGCCTATTTCATTTTGGCAGACATGACACCAGTGCTATTACTAGTGAAATATGTAAGAGCAGGACATAAAGCTGCTGCTTTTCACTTCCAATCCACTAGGGGTCACTAGCTTTAGAGTACAATTGTTGCCTCAAGAGTTGGATTTAGATAGCGGCAGAAATATCTCTTCCCAGCCACTAACAGGGCATTTCTCAATATGTGCTCTTCTCTGTGCTTGCGTTCCCATGGACCTGTGAAATATCATCGGTCACAGCCTAAatactgttccatttcaaagttcgcatctagccaagtacagatcaaatacctggaAGTGTTCTCGATtcatgggttttatcaaggatgcatcaggaggtcATTTGTGTGAACCTGAGTAGTCAAgtatcccagaatgcatttcacacaaattgGCAGCAATGGCAGCAGAGGAACAAAcacataactgtaagtttcGTATTATggctgttgttctgtcaccaagtGTGGTTTTAAGACTTTTTTAGGCAATAAAATAATCTGTCATATTTCAAATATGGGTTGATAAATACAGCACCTTTTATAGGCACACAtcgtgaatatatatatatatatatatatatatatatatatatatatatatatatatatatttttttttccccattaatatcataattaatatattttttaaaatgaaaacaaacacaggcaatttgttgtattatattatgtattattttattgtaaatatcaaTTACAGTGAAGATAAAGGTGAAAATGCAGGGTAGACTGTAGAGCCAAGCCGAGCTGAGCTGGGGTGTCAGCAAAAAAGCCACTGTCCCAAATGCAGACTGAATGTACTCCATCCTTGGGGGTCTGGACTCAGCTGAACTTTAAAAATCAGAATTCCCAAGAGTGGGAGTCCGTACTTGACGTATTCCGTATTGAGAGACACCCATATAGACAACAATATGGAACAAGATGACGTCACACAGTCCTTTGTAAAGCACCACTTTATAGAAAATAAGAGCAGTATTAATTTTGACTCACATATTACCACATTTTCAAAGTGCTCTCACAGAGTGAGCAAAGACAAGGCTAAAGAGACTGCTGTTGTCCAGGTATTAGCAATATACATGCGTGCATAGCCTAGTGAATGTGAATATAATTAGGATGTGAAATCGTGTGtcgttttcttttcctttaaatgaatgaaacaaggTCATATATCAAAAAGCTTCTGGTGAAGAAATCACTCTCTGACTGGCTTCTGTCCTGTCTGAAAGCTGATTGTTTCCAGTAGTTATCCTTTACACAAAAATATAGGCAAGGTTTTACAAATtatatgctttttaaaaaatgtatttcttctGACCATAACTCATTATTCTATTACATTTTTGGCCCAACAAGCCAAATAGAAGAATCTATAATTCAATAACTAATAATTTGGCTATGGAACAATGTTCACCATCACAGCAGATTACTTGATGGACAGGATATTTCTTGATGGAGGAAAGCATCCTGCCTCGCAACACACTGACTGGGTTGATGGGTTCAGTTTCAGTCACATTTGAAGACACTTGTCTTCATCATACCTTCAGCCTTCATCAGGATGAGATGAAGGATATCCTCTGGAACTACTTTGCGCTTACAGTCCACCCATAGTGAAGCTTTTAGAGACTTGAAGTCCTTCTCCCAGGCCAAACTAAGGTGAAGCACATTGGGATAATTGAAGTGGAAAGTAAAATGGTTTGGAGCCAGTTGTTCCCTGTAATGCGCATTAATCAACCCAAAGGTTGCTGCTGTGATCAGAGGTCACAGATCAGAGCTTGAATGGCTCCCCATTGTGAACTGTGAAATGATTTAGGTCTAACCACAGGGAATCGGTGCTCATGTGGCTGAGATACCCACACACCAGGTTGGCAGGCACTTTAACCTCACTGCAAATGGTCTGAAGCAGTCCATCCTGGTTGACTGAAAAAGCTGGCTTGTGGACATGGAGACAAATTACCGGAAGGTCAACATTCCAGTCACTGGTTTTGATGCTGCTTATGCCCTCAGTGAAGATGTACTGAAATACAGTGGACTGAGGAGCAAGATAACAGGGTCAAAATCTTGAGTGATGTTTATGGTGCAGGGTACAACACGCATAGCTCCATGACACTTGCAGTTCCACCCAGTGCTATGGTCACATTCCACACACATTAAATTCAGCATGGAACTGTGCCGTTTTCTTGTAGCTGGAAATTGTCTTTAGGAAAAATTTGTCcagtttcattttccatttggcTTGAGGATGTTGTTTCAGCTATCTCATGAAAGACCATCAGATGCTGCTCACCACTACGACCATTAATTTGTGAGCTCTACCAAGTCTTCAAGAAGTCTTACACTCTTCAGCTTTCAAAAATGTAAGGTTCTCAGGATTTACATTGGACTTTGACAGAGCATTATCAGAATTCAGAGCTGGATCAGTGTTCTTTGACTGGTGGAATGGTGACTTAGTGCTGGCAGCTGTAGTGTGGTTGTTGATGACAGTAGCTGATGGTGAGAGCTGACAGACCAATCTTGCCTGGTAAAGAGGTTAGGGCCAACGCCGACCAGCTTGAATAGTGTACAGAACATACAGTCTGGGGAGGAGAGACAAGTGGTGGTATAAGAAAACAATCTTCTCCTTCAGCAAGTGCTGCAAGGCATGCCAACCAGGGCTGGGTGCTGGACTAACTTGATTTGGACTTTTATGGTGATGCTCTGAGGGATCGCCAGGCCTTGACATGGCACTGGTAAAGCTCCCGGTATATCCCCACACACTGGCACTGCATGCAAAGTTATGCTCTGCCTGATGGCAACAAATCAAATTTTGGTAGGCAAGCAGATGTCCTGGCACCGGTAGCAGAAAGGATAACTCTTGATGCAAGGGATAACAGAGGATTATGTCACTGAAATACCTTGGTCTTTTGGAGCAGACTGGGCAACTGAAATACTGGTCCTTAACTAAATAATAGTTCAGTATTATCTGTGGACATTGTTTGGTTAATGTGCGATACGGATCAGGTAGGACTAAGGGGAAATGTGGGGTGATGAATTTCTGGTATGTGACTAACATAGGCTTTGTCTTTGGTAAGAGAGATGGCTTGATAGATTTGAGACATTATTACAGGTAGCtgtgatatgactgtgtttgattgtacatgtatgtatgtgatgtctctgaaatgagaaatacatacaacaatGTCCATACACATTAACTAACTGAAGGTGCACATAGGTTAGTAATCTGCTTTACAGGATAGAGACACTACTATGATTTACATGTTGATGAAAAAAGTCAGTATATTTGCCAAAACAAAATTATATGACTGTGATAGATTATAATACATTATAACCTGTTTGATTAAAAGAACGTGGTATTTAATAACTCTCCCCATAATTAATAACCAACAAAACTAAAGTTAAAGCTGTAACAGCTTATGAACAGAAAAGCTAACACAACCTAGAACTTTATATCAACCACAAATGAACACTGTGTACTGTCAGATATTTACCAAATCTACAgggattttttgtgtgtgtttgttttgtttttgtttcactgacataaaatgtgtttttacaatTTAATATGCATGACTGTGTAAGACAGGACCTTGTTTCCAGTTTTAGAGGAGGTTGGGGCATTTTAGATTACCtttcctacttttttttcttttttaattttgagtGGTATTTTCTCAGATTCTTGTCAGAAtctattgtctgtgtttgttatcTTGGATGATATATCTTACATAATTTACCATGTGTTGCCCTCATCAAAAAAGTATTAGGCAGCTATTTCTAGTTAGATTGTTTGGCTGCATTGTTTTAATATACACATGTAGTCTGTCTTTAAACCATTCCTTTAAgggtttattatttatttatgaaatgttGATATTCTGGAAGTTTACCGTCAAATGAATGATCTGCCCTTCcctttttgtgggttttttttccatctttttcatCATTAGGAGTGAGAATAAATATCGCATTACAGCCCAGTTGTGTTGATATAGAATTTGTTTATGTCATCAGAAATATGCTCTTATGGTCTGTTTTTTActtacaaacacattacacaacctgAATATTCAAGCTCTACTACCCCTACACATGAAATGAAGAGACAACAGTTTCTGATGCatagtgtatgtgtctgcacgTTTTCTTTTACAACCGTGCCAGCGAAATCAACTGTACCAAGTTTGTGAAAATCAGAAACTTGACATTGTCAAGCCCCAAATATTTTTCCACCAGTTGCTGAACTGCATTCGGTAGGCACAAAATGGGAACTCTTGGGGTGTAACTTACATTTAATATCCAGCGAAATGAGCCGTTCGTAGATGAACGTGGTGTTAGGGTAGTGAACACGGCAGCCCAGGAGCTGGCCATTGTGCACAGGTCGAGGTGTAAAAGTCAGGGTGCTGGACAGCACAGCTGTGTTGCTCTCTTCTACGTAGTCTGTAGTGAAGAGAGGTTCTGGCAGATAGTCTGTGTACATCCAGTGAATCTCAGGACTCATATCTGGGCAATTGTCTGGGGCATAGCAAGTCAATTCCAGACTTTCATCGCTGACTATCTCCTCGGGTACATCAATACTAGGCTGAtctaaaacagaatgaaaaagagggtgagagatgTAAAACCTgctttattttagtttttgtttaaaatttatacattaaaaaaggcagaaattaaatattaaatatttgaccAGAAGCATTAACAAATCTTCTGACGGTTAGCATTGAATGAACTGCTTAAAAAGATGCTTTAAattcaagaaaataaataatttgtgaGCTCTCTTCTGATTGTTCAACAGCAGATGACCATGAGCCCACTTATACGGCAAGCCTTACTTCCCTCTGGACACTTACCCAGGACCTTGAGTTCAGTGAAGTCTGGGTAGGTGAACATATTGGCCCCGCCCAGGTCTGCACGGAAGTAATACCTCCCTGAGTGTTCTGGACCAATGTTACTGATTTGCAGGGTGCAGTTCTTCTGTGTCAGGTCACCCAGGAGCTTGGTACGGCCTTTATAGCTCTCATGCACAATATCCGTGCGTGACTTGAATACTACAGGAGGGAAAAGTTGCGGATAGGGTTGGCCAAAGTACCAGATTCCATGCACACCACGGTAGGGCCGGACGCCTGAGGGGTACATAAATGTGCATGGAATGACT from Chanos chanos chromosome 8, fChaCha1.1, whole genome shotgun sequence includes the following:
- the mag gene encoding myelin-associated glycoprotein isoform X1, producing the protein MPRDISAMTNSCVVIPCTFMYPSGVRPYRGVHGIWYFGQPYPQLFPPVVFKSRTDIVHESYKGRTKLLGDLTQKNCTLQISNIGPEHSGRYYFRADLGGANMFTYPDFTELKVLDQPSIDVPEEIVSDESLELTCYAPDNCPDMSPEIHWMYTDYLPEPLFTTDYVEESNTAVLSSTLTFTPRPVHNGQLLGCRVHYPNTTFIYERLISLDIKYAPRSVWVNISQEVMEGSSVVLHCEIDSNPMPRISWHFGDEELSSDSAFNASLYLEDLTPVQEGVYTCVGENDYGSMNTSMYLAIKYPPREPWVNESLTVQEGSSLALHCSTQGSPAPTLTWLKDGELVGTITADELSVLELVEVTPQAHGHYRCLAENEYGRASSSLNITVEFAPIFLDDSKCTVVREGVQCVCMATGNPEPVIEFYLPDLNITINETNGRFSYYTHTDGYTSTAVIKLRGKGEQANNGGTAVHVHCSMSNMYGAETIRLELQQEKKYMMAVIVGTIGGVAVIAFIIAAVRYVGHNNKKENGNPGQDLGSKPENPSMFYSAVKKDKQSLRKKVLKTELLGSKFNSILEESSTGEEGDSQPVSSMASLERQELNYAALSFIRGSPRGRATGTREDSSEYTEIKTK
- the mag gene encoding myelin-associated glycoprotein isoform X2, whose translation is MPRDISAMTNSCVVIPCTFMYPSGVRPYRGVHGIWYFGQPYPQLFPPVVFKSRTDIVHESYKGRTKLLGDLTQKNCTLQISNIGPEHSGRYYFRADLGGANMFTYPDFTELKVLDQPSIDVPEEIVSDESLELTCYAPDNCPDMSPEIHWMYTDYLPEPLFTTDYVEESNTAVLSSTLTFTPRPVHNGQLLGCRVHYPNTTFIYERLISLDIKYAPRSVWVNISQEVMEGSSVVLHCEIDSNPMPRISWHFGDEELSSDSAFNASLYLEDLTPVQEGVYTCVGENDYGSMNTSMYLAIKYPPREPWVNESLTVQEGSSLALHCSTQGSPAPTLTWLKDGELVGTITADELSVLELVEVTPQAHGHYRCLAENEYGRASSSLNITVEFAPIFLDDSKCTVVREGVQCVCMATGNPEPVIEFYLPDLNITINETNGRFSYYTHTDGYTSTAVIKLRGKGEQANNGGTAVHVHCSMSNMYGAETIRLELQQEKKYMMAVIVGTIGGVAVIAFIIAAVRYVGHNNKKENGNPGQDLGSKPENPSMFYSAVKKDKQSLRKKVGEEGDSQPVSSMASLERQELNYAALSFIRGSPRGRATGTREDSSEYTEIKTK